One Helianthus annuus cultivar XRQ/B chromosome 7, HanXRQr2.0-SUNRISE, whole genome shotgun sequence genomic region harbors:
- the LOC110866689 gene encoding uncharacterized protein LOC110866689 gives MGKTEILSQALQRKSKDILNAMELVSATKITLNNYRNDGWDSLIKEVTLFCNKHLIEVPDMKAPFTSTRYRARKNDLQFTFEHYYRVDLFTPTLDKQIHELNSRFNEHTIELLSLSSSLVSKVINVDQICLLVKKFYHEDFTDQEITELPSNLEYAFFG, from the coding sequence ATGGGAAAAACCGAAATACTTTCTCAAGCATTACAAAGGAAATCCAAAGATATTCTGAATGCCATGGAATTAGTTTCGGCGACAAAGATTACTCTAAATAATTACAGAAATGATGGATGGGATTCTTTAATTAAAGAAGTTACTTTGTTTTGTAACAAACATCTAATAGAAGTTCCGGATATGAAAGCTCCATTTACATCTACTCGGTATCGGGCTCGTAAAAACGATCTTCAATTTACATTTGAACATTATTACCGAGTAGATCTGTTTACACCCACATTGGATAAACAGATACATGAGTTAAATAGTAGATTCAATGAGCACACGATTGAGTTGTTATCTCTTAGTTCTAGTCTAGTTTCAAAAGTGATTAACGTTGATCAGATTTGTCTTCTAGTTAAGAAGTTTTATCATGAAGATTTTACGGACCAAGAGATCACTGAGTTACCTTCTAATTTGGAATACGCATTTTTTGGATGA